One window from the genome of Artemia franciscana chromosome 12, ASM3288406v1, whole genome shotgun sequence encodes:
- the LOC136033739 gene encoding uncharacterized protein LOC136033739 isoform X2 gives MKNWSPCVVFLGSLAFFSIFPKHWISFEAIMSAWLSLAESFVSLVSRIVPVVDSKRELNENSVAPPGSFGSIMSAWQSSDDYRSVSSLVSSFEAKNLSHKLNEILVVRPDPVVDSRMDDQETSSSVQPSNETQLNEIMVAPPDPIVNSRRDDQETSSSVQPSNETQLNEILVAPPGSSGSSRENAKLTGRMKDLYEKIMK, from the coding sequence ATGAAAAATTGGTCTCCTTGTGTGGTTTTTTTGGGAAgtttggcatttttttcaatttttcctaaaCATTGGATTTCTTTTGAAGCCATCATGTCAGCTTGGCTGAGTTTGGCAGAGTCTTTCGTATCTCTCGTATCTCGTATCGTCCCAGTAGTTGATTCAAAAAGGGAATTGAATGAGAATTCGGTGGCTCCTCCAGGGAGTTTTGGATCTATCATGTCAGCTTGGCAGAGTAGCGATGACTACCGATCTGTATCGTCTCTCGTATCGTCTTTTGAAGCCAAGAATTTGAGCCATAAATTGAACGAGATCTTAGTGGTTCGTCCAGACCCAGTAGTTGATTCAAGAATGGATGACCAAGAAACATCCTCGTCAGTTCAACCATCAAATGAGACTCAATTGAATGAGATCATGGTGGCTCCTCCAGACCCTATAGTTAATTCAAGAAGGGATGATCAAGAAACATCCTCGTCAGTTCAACCATCAAATGAGACTCAATTGAATGAGATCTTGGTGGCTCCTCCAGGGAGTTCTGGATCCTCCAGGGAGAATGCAAAACTTACAGGAAGAATGAAAGATCTCTATGAAAAG
- the LOC136033739 gene encoding uncharacterized protein LOC136033739 isoform X1 → MKNWSPCVVFLGSLAFFSIFPKHWISFEAIMSAWLSLAESFVSLVSRIVPVVDSKRELNENSVAPPGSFGSIMSAWQSSDDYRSVSSLVSSFEAKNLSHKLNEILVVRPDPVVDSRMDDQETSSSVQPSNETQLNEIMVAPPDPIVNSRRDDQETSSSVQPSNETQLNEILVAPPGSSGSSRENAKLTGRMKDLYEKIIK, encoded by the coding sequence ATGAAAAATTGGTCTCCTTGTGTGGTTTTTTTGGGAAgtttggcatttttttcaatttttcctaaaCATTGGATTTCTTTTGAAGCCATCATGTCAGCTTGGCTGAGTTTGGCAGAGTCTTTCGTATCTCTCGTATCTCGTATCGTCCCAGTAGTTGATTCAAAAAGGGAATTGAATGAGAATTCGGTGGCTCCTCCAGGGAGTTTTGGATCTATCATGTCAGCTTGGCAGAGTAGCGATGACTACCGATCTGTATCGTCTCTCGTATCGTCTTTTGAAGCCAAGAATTTGAGCCATAAATTGAACGAGATCTTAGTGGTTCGTCCAGACCCAGTAGTTGATTCAAGAATGGATGACCAAGAAACATCCTCGTCAGTTCAACCATCAAATGAGACTCAATTGAATGAGATCATGGTGGCTCCTCCAGACCCTATAGTTAATTCAAGAAGGGATGATCAAGAAACATCCTCGTCAGTTCAACCATCAAATGAGACTCAATTGAATGAGATCTTGGTGGCTCCTCCAGGGAGTTCTGGATCCTCCAGGGAGAATGCAAAACTTACAGGAAGAATGAAAGATCTCTATGAAAAG